In Streptomyces sp. NBC_00306, a single genomic region encodes these proteins:
- a CDS encoding helix-turn-helix transcriptional regulator, with translation MERISLIINSPALRRRITEVLTGPGWLVSGYGMGRAVAYSSTPADIVVVEACALKADPSLAHQGARLIVLVSGQDDSFWPSSAHARLAGIIDRDDPDHGYIAAVREVLSGRGWVSPELVPTLLSGRMGHLRPTPPPASEVNRLTDRERGVARLVAEGFSNSEIAEQLTIERSTVKFHVSNVLRKLRCRDRAQVAALWHSHAPSVSFVA, from the coding sequence ATGGAACGAATATCTCTCATCATCAATTCTCCCGCGTTGCGACGCCGGATAACCGAGGTGCTGACCGGCCCCGGGTGGCTCGTCTCCGGGTACGGAATGGGAAGGGCCGTCGCGTACTCGTCCACACCGGCGGACATCGTCGTGGTGGAGGCCTGCGCGCTGAAGGCTGACCCGTCGCTCGCCCACCAAGGCGCTCGGCTCATCGTCCTGGTCTCGGGCCAGGACGATTCCTTCTGGCCGTCGTCAGCCCACGCCCGGCTGGCCGGCATCATCGACCGTGACGATCCCGACCACGGCTACATAGCCGCAGTTCGCGAGGTGTTGAGCGGGCGAGGCTGGGTCTCTCCCGAGCTCGTCCCCACGCTGCTCTCGGGCCGTATGGGCCACCTCCGGCCGACCCCGCCGCCCGCCTCGGAGGTCAACCGGCTCACCGACAGGGAGAGAGGGGTGGCCCGGCTGGTGGCCGAGGGCTTCTCCAACTCGGAGATCGCTGAGCAGCTCACCATCGAGCGCAGCACGGTCAAGTTCCATGTGTCGAATGTGCTACGCAAACTCCGCTGCCGTGACCGCGCACAGGTGGCGGCTCTATGGCATTCGCACGCGCCCTCGGTCAGCTTCGTGGCCTGA
- a CDS encoding SDR family NAD(P)-dependent oxidoreductase translates to MTDQRVVVVTGGGTGIGAATARLLRASGHDVVVSGRPEPLHRIAAETGALACPADTADPDAVHRLVETTMARFGRLDGLVLNAGVGRGGGVGDLSNEDWDLVLRTNVTGPFLLMRAALPHLLRAHGSVVAVSSVSALRNGVGNAAYATSKAALLQLCRSLCVDYGPQGLRANVVCPSWIRTEMADRRMTRFADDAGPTIDDVDDAYEEATRLLPAQRPGDPREVAEAISWLLSSAASFVNGAVLTVDGGVTALDPGTVPFEFHVTRRDDNH, encoded by the coding sequence ATGACGGATCAGCGCGTTGTGGTCGTGACGGGGGGAGGAACCGGAATCGGTGCGGCGACGGCGCGGCTGCTCCGGGCGTCCGGCCACGACGTCGTCGTCTCCGGACGCCCGGAACCGTTGCACCGCATAGCCGCGGAAACCGGAGCTCTGGCCTGTCCGGCCGACACCGCCGACCCGGACGCCGTTCACCGTCTCGTCGAAACCACCATGGCGCGATTCGGCCGACTTGATGGATTGGTCCTCAATGCAGGAGTGGGACGCGGCGGAGGCGTCGGAGACCTGTCGAACGAGGACTGGGATCTGGTACTCCGCACCAACGTGACCGGCCCTTTCCTCTTGATGCGGGCAGCATTGCCCCACCTGCTCCGGGCCCATGGCTCCGTCGTCGCGGTTTCCTCGGTTTCCGCCCTCCGAAACGGAGTGGGCAATGCCGCGTACGCCACCTCCAAAGCGGCATTGCTGCAGTTGTGCCGGTCGCTTTGCGTGGACTACGGGCCGCAAGGCTTGCGGGCCAACGTGGTCTGCCCCAGTTGGATACGTACGGAGATGGCCGACCGCCGCATGACACGGTTCGCGGACGACGCCGGACCGACCATCGACGACGTCGACGACGCATACGAAGAAGCCACGAGGCTGCTGCCGGCACAGCGCCCCGGAGACCCTCGTGAGGTTGCCGAGGCAATTTCCTGGCTGCTGTCCTCGGCCGCGTCCTTCGTCAACGGAGCCGTCCTGACCGTGGATGGCGGAGTGACCGCACTGGATCCCGGAACTGTTCCCTTCGAGTTCCACGTCACCCGGCGCGATGACAACCATTGA
- a CDS encoding phosphatase PAP2 family protein, whose translation MAGRPVPAVLPPSLGAGLGFVAALAALVVVVLGVLYAGHSEPGRVDMRIQSAVGDVRSPWREVALAIDFLGEPAGAAMLVVAALTGCLLLRRPRAAVFLVAGAGTTVATTTLLKPLVGRTIHGADNLSYPSGHTAFFTALALVAALLATGRLGLGRTARTLTVLTAALVAGVAMGWAQVALGAHYPTDVIGGWCTALAVIPATAWPADRIAGDGRWRRR comes from the coding sequence GTGGCCGGCAGGCCGGTGCCCGCGGTGCTGCCTCCCTCGCTGGGCGCCGGGCTCGGGTTCGTCGCGGCCCTCGCCGCGCTCGTGGTCGTCGTGCTCGGGGTCCTGTACGCCGGCCACAGCGAGCCCGGCCGCGTGGACATGCGGATCCAGTCGGCGGTGGGCGATGTGCGGTCGCCGTGGCGGGAAGTCGCCCTGGCCATCGACTTCTTGGGCGAGCCCGCCGGAGCGGCGATGCTGGTCGTGGCCGCCCTGACGGGCTGCCTGCTGCTCCGGCGTCCTCGCGCGGCGGTGTTCCTCGTTGCCGGCGCCGGCACGACCGTGGCGACGACCACGCTCCTCAAGCCTCTGGTGGGACGCACCATCCACGGCGCCGACAATCTGTCCTACCCGAGCGGGCACACCGCCTTCTTCACCGCGCTCGCCCTTGTGGCGGCACTGCTCGCGACCGGCCGGCTCGGACTCGGCAGGACAGCCCGCACGCTGACAGTGCTCACCGCGGCGCTGGTTGCCGGTGTCGCCATGGGCTGGGCGCAGGTCGCCCTGGGCGCGCACTACCCGACCGACGTCATCGGCGGCTGGTGCACCGCGCTGGCGGTGATCCCGGCGACCGCGTGGCCGGCGGACCGGATCGCCGGCGACGGCCGGTGGCGCCGTCGCTGA
- a CDS encoding glutamate-1-semialdehyde 2,1-aminomutase codes for MDTEEFQLPRSQAANERLHAMIPGGAHTYAKGDDQYPENLAPVISHGRGAHVWDVDGNRYIEYGSGLRSVSLGHAHPRVTEAVRREIDRGSNFVRPSIVEAEAAERFLATVPTAEMVKFAKNGSDATTAAVRLARAATGRPRVAICGDQPFFSVDDWFIGSTPMSAGIPSAITDLTVAFPYGDLAAAEELLTRYQDEVACLILEPAGHTEPPPGYLTGLRELADRHGCVLVFDEMISGFRWSEAGAQGLYGVVPDLSTFGKALGNGFAISALAGCRELMERGGLRHLDDRVFLLSTTHGAETHSLAAAMAVQTTYVEEGITAQLHALGERLAVGVREAATGMGVGDHVVVRGRASNLVFATLDENGQPSQQYRTLFLRRLLAGGVLAPSFVVSSALSDADIDHTVDAVAQACAVYRKALDVGDPTSWLGGRPVKPVFRRLA; via the coding sequence GTGGACACCGAAGAGTTCCAACTGCCCCGGTCACAGGCGGCGAACGAACGCCTGCACGCCATGATCCCCGGCGGTGCGCACACCTACGCCAAGGGCGACGACCAGTACCCCGAGAACCTGGCCCCCGTCATCAGCCACGGCCGCGGTGCCCATGTGTGGGACGTCGACGGCAACCGCTACATCGAGTACGGCTCCGGCCTGCGGTCGGTCAGCCTCGGTCACGCCCACCCGCGCGTGACCGAGGCAGTGCGGAGGGAGATCGACCGCGGCAGCAATTTCGTCCGGCCGTCGATCGTGGAGGCCGAAGCCGCGGAACGCTTCCTGGCCACGGTGCCGACCGCCGAGATGGTGAAGTTCGCGAAGAACGGCTCCGACGCCACCACAGCCGCGGTACGCCTCGCCCGCGCCGCCACCGGGCGCCCGCGGGTGGCCATCTGCGGCGACCAGCCGTTCTTCTCCGTCGACGACTGGTTCATCGGCTCCACACCGATGTCCGCCGGTATTCCGTCGGCGATCACCGACCTCACCGTGGCGTTCCCCTACGGGGACCTCGCCGCGGCGGAGGAGCTGCTCACCCGGTATCAGGACGAGGTCGCCTGTCTGATCCTCGAACCCGCCGGCCACACCGAGCCGCCGCCCGGCTATCTGACCGGCCTGCGCGAACTGGCCGACCGGCACGGCTGCGTACTGGTCTTCGACGAGATGATCAGCGGCTTCCGCTGGTCCGAGGCGGGCGCCCAGGGCCTGTACGGCGTCGTCCCGGACCTCTCCACCTTCGGCAAGGCGCTGGGCAACGGATTCGCCATCTCCGCACTGGCCGGATGCCGCGAGCTGATGGAGCGGGGCGGGCTGCGGCACTTGGATGACCGGGTGTTCCTGCTGTCCACCACGCACGGCGCGGAGACGCACTCCCTGGCAGCCGCGATGGCCGTGCAGACCACCTACGTCGAGGAGGGCATCACCGCGCAACTGCACGCCCTCGGCGAACGGTTGGCCGTCGGCGTCCGCGAAGCCGCGACCGGCATGGGCGTCGGCGACCATGTCGTCGTCCGGGGCCGGGCCAGCAATCTGGTCTTCGCCACTCTCGACGAGAACGGGCAGCCGTCGCAGCAGTACCGCACCCTCTTCCTGCGCCGTCTTCTCGCGGGCGGGGTGCTGGCCCCGTCGTTCGTGGTGAGCAGCGCGCTCAGCGACGCCGACATCGATCACACCGTCGACGCGGTGGCCCAGGCTTGTGCGGTGTACCGCAAGGCACTTGACGTGGGTGATCCCACGTCCTGGCTGGGCGGACGACCGGTGAAACCCGTGTTCCGCCGCCTGGCATGA
- the rfbC gene encoding dTDP-4-dehydrorhamnose 3,5-epimerase, whose protein sequence is MKATEVPAIAGAYLFEPMSYADERGFFCRTFDADVVRSVGLDPNAFVQDSVSRSVRGVLRGLHLRSGAGEAKLVRCSYGQIFDVVVDLRPDSPTYRNHTSFELSGDTQTTLYIPAGCAHGFQALTETADTSYRIDRPHDPAEDVTIAFDDPELAIPWPLPVTSMSQRDREAPGLAEVLKNRES, encoded by the coding sequence ATGAAGGCGACCGAAGTCCCGGCGATCGCGGGCGCGTACCTCTTCGAGCCGATGTCTTACGCCGACGAACGCGGCTTCTTCTGCCGCACCTTCGACGCCGACGTGGTCCGCTCGGTGGGCCTCGATCCGAACGCCTTCGTCCAGGACAGCGTGTCCCGCTCGGTCCGAGGCGTGCTGCGCGGTCTGCACCTGCGCTCAGGCGCCGGCGAGGCCAAGCTGGTGCGGTGCTCGTACGGGCAGATCTTCGACGTCGTCGTGGATCTGCGGCCGGACTCGCCGACCTACCGCAACCACACCTCCTTCGAGCTGTCCGGCGATACGCAGACGACCCTGTACATCCCGGCGGGGTGCGCGCACGGCTTCCAGGCGCTGACCGAAACCGCCGACACCTCGTACCGGATCGACCGCCCCCACGATCCGGCAGAGGACGTGACGATCGCCTTCGACGACCCGGAGCTCGCCATCCCCTGGCCCCTGCCGGTCACATCGATGTCCCAGCGGGACCGGGAGGCGCCGGGTCTCGCCGAGGTCCTGAAGAACAGAGAGAGTTGA
- a CDS encoding polysaccharide pyruvyl transferase family protein: MTSVDETPVRVGVFGLLGSGNLGNDGSLEAVLGYLRAEHPEAVVDALCGGPEVVAARYGIPATRLHWYRGEYRTASRAGAIAGKALGKLVDAFRTAAWVRRHDVVIVPGMGVLEATLPLRPWGFPYSLFLLCATGRLFRTRVALVGVGATAIADRPTRALVRRSARLATYRSYRDTQSRDAMRAMGVDTARDEIYPDLAFALPTPPAGGPDGLSVPPGPVCVGVMDFHGSNDDRARSEEIHRSYLDGTTRFVRALAEDGRPVRLLTGDACDAPVVAAILDAVDSPLVTAAEAATLADLMKEMAAAETVVATRYHNLICALKVGTPTLALSYAAKSDALMDRMGLDAYCHQAREVDADRLLEQFRELEKQSAELRHILAERNLVAARQLEDQFIALTAALFPATGHGHARTRQETP, translated from the coding sequence GTGACGTCCGTGGACGAAACCCCGGTGCGTGTCGGGGTGTTCGGACTGCTCGGCTCCGGCAACCTCGGCAACGACGGGTCGCTCGAGGCCGTGCTCGGGTACCTCCGCGCCGAGCACCCGGAGGCGGTCGTGGACGCGCTGTGCGGCGGGCCCGAGGTCGTGGCGGCCCGGTACGGGATCCCCGCGACACGGCTGCACTGGTACCGCGGGGAGTACCGGACCGCGTCGCGTGCGGGCGCGATCGCGGGCAAGGCTCTGGGCAAGCTCGTCGACGCGTTCCGCACCGCCGCGTGGGTGCGCCGGCACGACGTGGTGATCGTGCCGGGCATGGGCGTCCTGGAGGCCACACTGCCGCTGCGGCCGTGGGGCTTCCCGTACTCGCTGTTCCTGCTCTGCGCGACCGGCCGGCTGTTCCGCACCCGGGTCGCGCTGGTCGGCGTCGGCGCCACCGCGATCGCCGACCGGCCGACCCGGGCCCTGGTTCGCCGGTCGGCACGGCTGGCCACGTACCGGTCGTACCGGGACACCCAGTCCCGCGACGCGATGCGGGCGATGGGCGTGGACACCGCGCGCGACGAGATCTACCCGGACCTCGCCTTCGCCCTGCCGACACCGCCGGCAGGCGGTCCCGACGGGCTCTCGGTCCCGCCGGGCCCGGTATGCGTCGGCGTCATGGATTTCCACGGGAGCAACGACGACCGCGCCCGGTCCGAGGAGATCCACCGGAGCTACCTCGACGGAACGACCCGGTTCGTCCGCGCGCTGGCCGAGGACGGCAGGCCGGTCCGGCTGCTGACCGGCGACGCGTGCGATGCGCCGGTGGTCGCCGCGATCCTCGACGCGGTGGACTCACCGCTGGTCACCGCTGCCGAGGCGGCCACGCTGGCGGACCTGATGAAGGAGATGGCGGCTGCCGAGACCGTCGTGGCCACCCGGTACCACAACCTGATCTGCGCGCTGAAGGTCGGCACCCCGACGCTCGCGCTGAGTTATGCGGCGAAGAGCGACGCGCTCATGGATCGGATGGGGTTGGACGCGTACTGCCACCAGGCCCGCGAGGTGGACGCCGACCGGCTGCTGGAGCAGTTCCGGGAGCTGGAGAAGCAATCGGCGGAGCTGCGGCACATCCTCGCCGAGCGGAACCTGGTCGCCGCCCGCCAACTCGAGGACCAGTTCATCGCGTTGACCGCCGCCCTGTTCCCGGCGACCGGCCACGGACACGCCCGCACCCGGCAGGAGACACCATGA
- a CDS encoding glycosyltransferase family 2 protein, protein MTAQPRLSIGLPVYNGEEYLAESLDALLGQTYEDFELVISDNASTDGTEDICRTYAAQDSRIRYIRLLRNIGAAPNHNYVFTECRGELFKWASHDDLYARDLLGRCVEALDERPDVILAHSDQAVIDGEGQLKVPYEYGLATASPHAPERFRSFLFEPGGDDFYGVMRADMLRRVRPHNSYHHADRTFVAEIVLNGPFHQVPELLYFRRDHPTRAERANPSKRSRCVNLDPRRAGALHPTPRLLAEYVWGFVAAIRRAPLSPADRRACFRHLAAWATSRVRPGAGERVEDRAPVDPGRLTVSVDALVAGRERRQA, encoded by the coding sequence ATGACCGCGCAACCCAGGCTGAGCATCGGCCTGCCCGTGTACAACGGCGAGGAGTACCTCGCCGAATCGCTCGACGCCCTGCTCGGTCAGACCTACGAGGACTTCGAGCTGGTCATCTCCGACAACGCCTCGACCGACGGGACCGAGGACATCTGCCGCACGTACGCCGCGCAGGACTCGCGCATCCGGTACATCCGGCTGCTGCGGAACATCGGCGCCGCTCCGAACCACAACTACGTGTTCACCGAGTGCCGCGGCGAGTTGTTCAAGTGGGCCTCGCACGACGACCTTTACGCCCGGGACCTGCTGGGGCGGTGCGTCGAGGCGCTGGACGAGCGGCCGGACGTGATCCTCGCGCACTCCGACCAGGCGGTCATCGACGGCGAAGGACAGCTGAAGGTCCCCTACGAGTACGGGCTCGCCACCGCCTCGCCGCACGCCCCCGAGCGCTTCCGCAGTTTCCTGTTCGAACCCGGTGGCGACGACTTCTACGGGGTGATGCGCGCCGACATGCTGCGCCGCGTGAGGCCGCACAACAGCTATCACCACGCGGACCGGACGTTCGTCGCCGAGATCGTCCTGAACGGGCCCTTCCACCAGGTGCCGGAGCTGCTGTACTTCCGCCGCGACCACCCCACCCGCGCCGAGCGGGCGAACCCGTCCAAGCGCTCCCGGTGCGTCAATCTGGACCCGCGGCGGGCGGGCGCGCTGCACCCGACGCCCCGGCTGCTCGCCGAGTACGTCTGGGGCTTCGTCGCGGCGATCCGGCGGGCCCCGTTGTCCCCGGCCGACCGTCGCGCGTGCTTCCGCCATCTGGCCGCGTGGGCGACCAGCCGGGTCCGGCCGGGCGCCGGCGAGCGGGTCGAGGACCGCGCCCCGGTCGACCCGGGCCGGCTCACCGTCTCCGTCGACGCCCTCGTCGCCGGGCGTGAGCGGAGGCAGGCGTGA
- a CDS encoding DUF4910 domain-containing protein: MTSAGEDMHTLVERLYPLCRSITGDGVRATLDIVGEYVPLQVHEVPTGTPVLDWTVPQEWNIRDAYIADAAGNRVVDFAASSLHVLGYSVPVSRTMPLSELRAHLHTLPDHPSWVPYRTSYYKPEWGFCLSQETLDALPDGDYEVRIDSTLADGHLTYAEHVIPGQVPDEVIVSCHVCHPSLANDNLAGIAVATYLARALAQETPYYTYRFIYAPGTIGAITWLARNAERVESVKHGLVLACAGDSGSLTYKQSRRGDAEIDKVMRHVLAASERPHHVNEFTPYGYDERQYCSPGFDLGVGSLSRTPYAGYPEYHTSADNPDFVSPAAMADTLAVCREAFALLDRNRRYLNLSPYGEPQLGRRGLYDSLGGRSDAQQAQMAMLWVLSLSDGEHSLLDVAERSGLPFDTVAAAADALHGAGLIKA, translated from the coding sequence ATGACCTCTGCCGGCGAAGACATGCACACACTGGTGGAGCGGCTCTACCCGCTCTGCCGGAGCATCACCGGCGACGGAGTGCGCGCCACCCTGGACATCGTCGGCGAGTACGTCCCGCTCCAGGTGCACGAGGTGCCGACCGGGACACCGGTACTCGACTGGACGGTGCCCCAGGAGTGGAACATCCGGGACGCGTACATCGCCGACGCCGCCGGCAACCGGGTCGTCGACTTCGCCGCGTCCAGCCTGCACGTGCTCGGCTACAGCGTGCCGGTGTCGCGCACCATGCCGCTCTCCGAGCTGCGCGCGCACCTGCACACCCTGCCGGACCACCCGAGCTGGGTGCCGTACCGCACGAGCTACTACAAGCCGGAGTGGGGATTCTGCCTGTCGCAGGAGACCCTGGACGCACTGCCGGACGGCGACTACGAGGTACGTATCGACTCCACCCTCGCGGACGGCCACCTCACCTACGCCGAGCATGTGATCCCCGGTCAGGTCCCCGACGAGGTGATCGTCTCCTGCCACGTCTGCCACCCGTCGCTGGCCAACGACAATCTGGCGGGCATCGCGGTGGCGACGTACCTGGCCCGGGCACTGGCCCAGGAAACGCCGTACTACACCTACCGGTTCATCTACGCGCCCGGCACCATCGGGGCGATCACCTGGCTGGCCCGCAACGCGGAGCGGGTGGAGAGCGTCAAGCACGGGCTGGTGCTGGCCTGCGCCGGCGACTCGGGTTCACTGACGTACAAACAGAGCAGACGCGGCGACGCGGAGATCGACAAGGTCATGCGACACGTTCTCGCCGCCTCCGAACGCCCGCACCACGTCAACGAGTTCACCCCGTACGGCTACGACGAGCGGCAGTACTGCTCACCCGGGTTCGATCTCGGCGTGGGTTCGCTCAGCCGCACCCCGTACGCCGGCTACCCCGAGTACCACACCTCGGCGGACAACCCGGACTTCGTCTCCCCCGCGGCCATGGCGGACACGCTCGCCGTCTGCCGCGAGGCGTTCGCCCTGCTGGACCGCAACCGGCGGTATCTCAACCTGAGCCCTTACGGGGAGCCGCAGTTGGGGCGGCGCGGGCTGTACGACTCGCTCGGCGGCCGCAGCGACGCGCAGCAGGCCCAGATGGCCATGCTCTGGGTCCTCAGCCTCTCCGACGGCGAGCACAGTCTGCTGGATGTCGCCGAGCGGTCCGGGCTGCCGTTCGACACCGTCGCGGCCGCGGCCGACGCCCTGCACGGCGCCGGTCTGATCAAGGCATGA
- a CDS encoding NAD-dependent epimerase/dehydratase family protein: MRVLLTGHQGYLGTVMAPVLTAAGHEVVGLDAGLFADCVLGPPPADLTAHRVDLRDVTADHVAGVDAVIHLAALSNDPLGSLAPELTYDINHHASVHLARLARDAGARRFLYASTCSVYGASGGDDLVTEDAPLRPVTPYAESKVRVEDDLHALADAEFSPVYMRNATAFGFSPRLRADIVLNNLVGHALLSGQVLVLSDGTPWRPLVHAADIARAFAAALTAPREAVHDRAFNIGSEVNNVTVAEIADQVAEAVSGAQVKITGENGADPRSYRVDFSRFRAAIPGFDCEWTVKQGALELADAYRKHGLTREDFEQRFTRLAVLREASEAGAVDDTLRWRR, encoded by the coding sequence TTGCGCGTACTTCTGACCGGACACCAGGGCTATCTGGGCACCGTCATGGCTCCGGTGCTCACGGCCGCCGGGCACGAGGTCGTCGGGCTCGACGCCGGCCTGTTCGCCGACTGCGTGCTGGGCCCGCCGCCCGCGGACCTGACGGCTCACCGGGTGGACCTGCGCGACGTCACCGCCGACCACGTGGCCGGGGTGGACGCCGTGATCCACCTGGCCGCCCTGTCCAACGACCCGTTGGGATCGCTGGCGCCGGAGCTCACCTACGACATCAACCACCACGCGTCCGTACACCTGGCGCGGCTGGCCCGCGACGCCGGAGCCCGGCGCTTCCTGTACGCGTCGACCTGCTCGGTGTACGGCGCCTCCGGCGGTGACGACCTGGTGACCGAGGACGCCCCGCTGCGCCCGGTGACGCCGTACGCGGAGTCGAAGGTGCGGGTCGAGGACGATCTGCACGCGCTGGCCGACGCCGAGTTCAGCCCGGTGTACATGCGCAACGCCACCGCCTTCGGCTTCTCACCCCGGCTGCGCGCCGACATCGTGCTCAACAACCTGGTGGGCCACGCACTCCTGTCCGGCCAGGTGCTGGTGCTCTCCGACGGCACCCCCTGGCGTCCGCTGGTCCACGCCGCCGACATCGCACGGGCCTTCGCGGCCGCGCTGACCGCGCCGCGCGAGGCGGTGCACGACCGGGCGTTCAACATCGGCAGCGAGGTCAACAACGTCACGGTCGCCGAGATCGCCGATCAGGTCGCCGAGGCGGTCTCCGGCGCACAGGTGAAGATCACCGGGGAGAACGGCGCCGATCCGCGCTCGTACCGCGTGGACTTCTCCCGGTTCCGCGCCGCGATACCCGGCTTCGACTGCGAGTGGACGGTCAAGCAGGGCGCGCTCGAACTCGCCGACGCCTACCGGAAACACGGGCTCACGCGGGAGGACTTCGAGCAGCGCTTCACCCGCCTCGCCGTGCTGCGCGAGGCGTCCGAGGCCGGCGCCGTCGACGACACCCTGCGGTGGCGCCGATGA
- a CDS encoding PIG-L deacetylase family protein, with protein MIRLGAGRLDRIVAVGAHCDDIAIGAGGTLLTLCLARPGIRVDALVLSGGGSDREQEEQAALTAFCPGADLRLTVHKLPDGRLPAYWEEAKSAVEELRGQAEPDLILAPRTDDAHQDHRGLAQLIPTAFRDHLVLGYEIVKWDGDLGRPSAYQPLSPEIAEQKVRLLQEHYPSQRHRPWYDREAFLGLARIRGIECQARYAEAFAVTKLTLDLGE; from the coding sequence ATGATCCGGCTCGGCGCCGGACGCCTGGACCGGATCGTCGCGGTGGGCGCGCACTGCGACGACATCGCCATCGGCGCCGGCGGCACGCTGCTGACGCTGTGCCTCGCGCGCCCGGGCATCCGCGTCGACGCGCTGGTGCTCTCCGGCGGTGGCAGTGACCGGGAGCAGGAGGAGCAGGCCGCGCTGACCGCCTTCTGCCCGGGCGCCGACCTGCGGCTCACCGTGCACAAGCTGCCGGACGGCCGGCTGCCCGCGTACTGGGAAGAGGCCAAGTCGGCGGTCGAGGAGCTGCGCGGACAGGCCGAGCCGGATCTGATCCTGGCCCCGCGCACCGATGACGCGCACCAGGATCACCGCGGCCTGGCGCAGCTGATACCCACCGCGTTCCGCGACCACCTCGTCCTCGGCTACGAGATCGTCAAGTGGGACGGCGACCTCGGCCGTCCGTCGGCGTACCAGCCGCTGTCACCGGAGATCGCCGAACAGAAGGTGCGACTGCTGCAGGAGCACTACCCCTCGCAGCGGCACCGGCCCTGGTACGACCGGGAGGCCTTCCTCGGGCTGGCCCGGATCCGCGGTATCGAATGCCAGGCGCGCTACGCCGAGGCCTTCGCCGTCACCAAACTCACTCTCGACCTGGGGGAATGA
- a CDS encoding glucose-1-phosphate cytidylyltransferase codes for MKVVLFCGGYGMRMRNGTPDDVPKPMAMVGPRPLIWHVMRYYAHFGHTEFILCLGYGAHHIKNFFLNYEETTSNDFVLRRGRTELLSTDISDWTITFAQTGVESPIGERLRRVRHHLDGDEMFLANYADVLTDAPLPEMIDRFAARDAGASMMVVPPQSSFHCVDLGEDGLVGGITAVSELPLWENGGYFVLRQEIFDHIPEDGDLVADGCSQLAKRGRLVAHQHRGFWKPTDTVKERAALDAAYARGDRPWAVWERDGAGAKAGVRTV; via the coding sequence GTGAAGGTCGTCCTGTTCTGCGGCGGTTACGGGATGCGGATGCGCAACGGAACCCCCGACGACGTGCCCAAGCCGATGGCGATGGTCGGCCCGCGGCCGCTGATCTGGCACGTCATGCGCTACTACGCGCACTTCGGGCACACGGAGTTCATCCTGTGCCTCGGGTACGGCGCCCACCACATCAAGAACTTCTTCCTCAACTACGAGGAGACGACGTCCAACGACTTCGTGCTGAGAAGGGGTCGGACCGAGCTGCTGTCCACCGACATCTCGGACTGGACGATCACGTTCGCGCAGACCGGAGTCGAGTCACCGATCGGGGAGCGGCTGCGCCGGGTGCGACACCACCTGGACGGCGACGAGATGTTCCTCGCCAACTACGCCGACGTGCTCACCGACGCCCCGCTGCCGGAGATGATCGACCGCTTCGCCGCGCGCGACGCCGGTGCGTCGATGATGGTGGTGCCGCCGCAGTCGTCCTTCCACTGCGTGGACCTGGGCGAGGACGGCCTGGTGGGAGGCATCACCGCGGTGAGCGAGCTGCCGCTGTGGGAGAACGGCGGCTACTTCGTGCTCCGCCAGGAGATCTTCGACCACATCCCGGAGGACGGGGACCTGGTCGCCGACGGCTGCTCCCAACTGGCCAAGCGCGGACGGTTGGTGGCGCACCAGCACCGCGGCTTCTGGAAACCGACCGACACCGTGAAGGAGCGGGCCGCGCTCGACGCCGCCTACGCCCGGGGCGACCGCCCGTGGGCCGTGTGGGAACGGGACGGCGCGGGGGCCAAGGCCGGGGTGAGGACCGTATGA